In the Ursus arctos isolate Adak ecotype North America unplaced genomic scaffold, UrsArc2.0 scaffold_19, whole genome shotgun sequence genome, one interval contains:
- the LOC113243261 gene encoding WD repeat-containing protein 87-like translates to MSNTTLGVEAGQDVGEMLRNLQEEAEEKPKNDVIVLSDWPETLYQEPHHPQSKPFICFYAIDVNYFVSLNWAEPHSKQIQAVLWVQKKDTEMGGMIEKMKFPVTDQVPPIEAMVHIGSYHMLIAYCGDMRLRLFGDHHQAFISLGTVPCRFFISCLCYDSEAEILLSGTLGAVVTWLILPNGRGLQMAQTVPMSDHEFVQGFSLNGPQGSLLALCENKVRVFTHQGQGQLKEVKKFTPTTGGSSITCSFTCVSQGYFYAGNKDGEIHAWGLDQGNFLHSFQAHSSSVICVYSRPETYTLLTAGREGIVKEWNLAFGNLLRQLDINKDLQQLQFIDNTTFFCQTTHTFSLHHLPYFYSLFNVCGSAPEQVQRVCCGRNWTRILCATKDGLLRFLSPVTGDLLVITWPLLVMDKAVAWAYDSDKEELFVAMGSSEVLVFDATRSPCTAKYLVCTSVNSGDRVRCLAYGQSHLGMGLVGLMFCGHDSGIVRILSHYSSARIEKSVHSGAVLALSTLEGPQEISLLCSYGMDNTIYLTEAVLQKNKVILQPISKILCACPLTHVILLPGSVGAITENHCWRLWHYQDFLKSSESKQRSMRDKETKCLHQCDITSFDVCSSLKLFVTGGIDGSVRIWDFHGRLITELDSALHFGPLCFANNRGDLLLTFNQSLYLVSCLKLLPPAQLIHLAILSNADDIQEVPKPFLPSFFFSFERVFVPKFVYLGQGLQELRGLEALVNKRVIAFDNTVPHVVEEERHMSAVIQVEPKSHFLEDKDIAFDPKRNHPQHVVPAQLQFAGWDGLNAYPILCCFFGKGRQWPFAPDGYIPNSVIRACLWPDGTPIFLRYDLYRDKDWDMTKLVRCQTLSPMPLLEENISMRRERVKSKKWKRTFYDVLVSMINQNWTGRKFDEGIINNLIEAILNLTIYCSVDQYKTYISVLAQIFATYQVSPRLCSEAACCLMEDTVHPNPYIRELAWEGLERLGVLSHLFAVPLAMGLMDSDENVRAKALYLMIRVTGIQTKTMLVGLLKKQDTFQEMQQEFIGETSLDQLLGIQAKDIQCLLTQVEQQLNENLTLSYRDEQPTFYLDISMAGKPETLVKQIAEDEQREARQSEQIDTQDVALEPELPLSTFSPAKSQEDAESEEVVMEATEGRGHMEMTEVMKAIGQCGMRDYGEVFPKVERHELTSRLWKRALEKSREKTAVKLKQEKDLKDISKTTAEEPKEKVKQITEQEKDTRKKNGKSGRGLAGMPGRMGRSDTRSWRDDICYLVTSRIASSHSGMLRDLGQELVDLAQVMLAPQEPSWELFQEICPLLTDSSELDEQVVEEQSVITENADIEVVEEKETELRGQGGKKALKKDKGFSQMKKKKVAFLANLVLEKRKFKKEARKLARTKEMVVAKKKRKRTKEERIQAIRKLDMEKGIRSEEKEASSRLKDIRKRESYLLRILSKIVRKRSIVPLEETEISEEERSSMMGKSGMDAQRWEFFKEQREMMKQEKELDQEERKVEDDRLATKEKTLTDGESLEENQRLLEKVQGKIPLDKVQVESILKEVQEQNLLGKRQLKKLLRRMKKNKPEETPEEEESLSEGDEESLSEEEEESLSEEEEESLSEKEEEESLSEGQESLSEGEEESLSEEEEESLSEGEEESLSEEVEEKEEMEKIEKREKDEEEQEERQKDKESRLIEVIRSEERVLKTEVSKEEVSLSKLAIEDEAFAEKRKGTTRREMPFKKERLLDGKRDTTFMDKVMWPTVPKSPFKIPLPVASEKERMPLKMLGVHLDLEGRESQLLGTHPMTSSWGRQEDALLEKAGGMGIGLETQIPEGLCRPESHLSDIIMKSQKPEHWPKGGRWKQFSKYQDIPVRKTEGQTPGPAPTPAPASSLTSIPAERPCYSEASFSDEDWINNVLVRLETGEQISRDSFHRLHQLLRDFTSKGYLKWIHLCNLKAIAKHLRQNLEVSHTDISQQHKDVLSPVHLKVIPPIRRKEKESQLEPFPIREALPIPSPVLPSTTKRMQVPKAINWHLLGEPYRSARVRQLSNALKEMEMKHFYPAAREIFTGAHASVDKQTLALMFQKDLRTFKGKERPLTLPKLKKAQPISKKKEEVPQWETFLALYHVLQMLQQQYAKDSTAWMEQFYQLMDLYQFKSPQIQRLLLELLQREELQPQETMYKKALKTQELVLGERLFCGLFCSHSHAPAGPLKFHNAVPLPGKSRVHTIQPVGIARYGFLELAWKNLPQVNSYFIERRPNIPTPTL, encoded by the exons ATGAGCAACACCACACTTGGTGTAGAAGCTGGCCAGGATGTAGGAGAGATGCTGAGGAATTTGCAGGAAGAG GCTGAGGAAAAACCAAAGAATGATGTGATTGTATTGAGTGACTGGCCTGAGACTCTATACCAGGAGCCTCACCATCCCCAGAGCAAGCCTTTCATCTGCTTCTACGCCATCGATGTCAACTATTTTGTGTCCTTAAACTGGGCGGAACCACATTCAAAACAAATACAG GCAGTACTTTGGGTACAgaagaaagatacagaaatgggAGGAATGATAGAGAAGATGAAGTTTCCTGTGACGGATCAAGTGCCACCCATTGAAGCAATGGTCCACATAGGTTCCTACCACATGTTAATTGCTTACTGTGGTGACATGCGCCTGCGACTCTTCGGAGATCACCATCAAGCATTCATATCTCTGGGCACAGTGCCCTGTCGTTTCTTCATCAGCTGCCTCTGCTATGACTCAGAAGCTGAGATACTGCTCTCTGGTACCTTGGGGGCCGTGGTTACCTGGCTTATCTTACCAAATGGCAGGGGCCTCCAGATGGCACAAACAGTGCCCATGTCTGATCATGAGTTTGTACAGGGCTTTTCCCTGAATGGCCCCCAGGGCTCCCTCCTGGCTCTTTGTGAGAATAAGGTGAGAGTCTTCACCCACCAGGGTCAGGGCCAGCTGAAAGAGGTAAAAAAGTTCACTCCCACAACCGGTGGCTCTTCCATCACCTGCTCCTTCACTTGTGTCTCTCAGGGCTATTTCTATGCTGGAAACAAGGATGGAGAGATCCATGCTTGGGGTCTAGACCAGGGTAACTTCCTCCACAGCTTCCAAGCCCATTCCTCATCAGTGATATGTGTTTACAGCCGCCCAGAGACCTACACCTTACTAACAGCAGGCCGAGAAGGCATTGTAAAGGAATGGAATCTTGCCTTTGGGAACTTGCTGCGGCAGCTGGATATTAATAAGGATTTGCAGCAACTCCAGTTTATTGATAACACCACTTTTTTCTGCCAGACTACCCATACTTTCTCATTGCACCACTTGCCTTATTTTTATAGCCTCTTCAATGTCTGTGGTTCTGCTCCTGAGCAGGTGCAGCGGGTCTGCTGTGGTCGTAATTGGACTCGGATCCTGTGTGCCACAAAGGATGGTTTGTTGCGCTTCTTGTCTCCAGTAACAGGAGATCTCCTGGTTATCACCTGGCCTCTGCTTGTCATGGATAAGGCCGTGGCTTGGGCCTATGACTCAGACAAAGAAGAGCTCTTTGTGGCAATGGGAAGTTCAGAGGTGCTGGTGTTTGATGCAACACGCTCTCCTTGCACAGCTAAATATCTGGTATGCACTTCAGTAAACTCTGGGGATAGAGTAAGGTGCCTGGCCTATGGGCAGTCCCATTTGGGTATGGGCCTAGTAGGACTGATGTTCTGTGGGCATGACAGTGGCATTGTGAGAATCCTTTCCCACTATAGCTCTGCCCGAATAGAAAAGTCTGTTCACTCTGGGGCAGTTTTGGCACTGTCTACCCTGGAAGGTCCCCAGGAAATCTCCTTACTCTGTTCCTATGGCATGGATAATACTATATACCTGACAGAAGCTGTACTTCAGAAGAACAAGGTAATCCTGCAGCCCATAAGCAAAATTCTCTGTGCTTGCCCCCTAACACACGTGATCCTCTTGCCAGGTTCTGTGGGTGCCAtcactgagaaccactgctggCGTCTCTGGCACTACCAAGATTTTCTGAAATCTTCAGAATCAAAACAAAGGTCtatgagagacaaagagacaaaaTGCCTGCACCAGTGTGACATCACTTCATTTGATGTCTGCTCTTCCCTGAAACTTTTTGTCACAGGGGGCATTGATGGCTCAGTCAGGATCTGGGATTTCCATGGTAGACTCATAACTGAGTTGGACTCAGCATTGCATTTTGGCCCACTCTGCTTTGCCAATAATCGGGGTGACCTGCTTTTGACTTTCAACCAGAGTCTTTACCTGGTATCCTGCTTAAAATTGCTCCCTCCTGCTCAGCTGATTCACCTAGCTATCCTAAGCAATGCAGATGATATACAAGAAGTCCCTAAACCCTTCCTGCCTagcttcttcttttcttttgaaagagtATTTGTACCCAAATTTGTCTACCTTGGACAAGGGCTGCAGGAATTACGGGGACTAGAGGCCCTTGTTAACAAACGGGTCATTGCCTTTGATAATACTGTGCCCCATGTTGTAGAGGAAGAAAGACATATGTCTGCTGTGATTCAAGTGGAACCCAAATCACACTTTTTGGAAGATAAGGATATTGCTTTCGACCCCAAGCGTAATCATCCCCAACACGTGGTTCCTGCTCAGTTACAGTTTGCTGGCTGGGATGGATTGAACGCCTACCCTATATTATGTTGCTTCTTTGGTAAAGGGCGGCAATGGCCCTTTGCTCCTGATGGCTATATCCCCAACTCAGTTATCCGTGCCTGCCTTTGGCCTGACGGTACCCCAATCTTCTTACGCTATGATCTGTACCGAGATAAGGACTGGGACATGACCAAACTCGTCAGATGCCAGACACTGTCACCTATGCCTCTACTAGAAGAGAACATCTCAATGAGAAGAGAGAGGGTTAAATCCAAGAAGTGGAAACGAACTTTCTATGATGTTCTAGTAAGCATGATAAACCAAAATTGGACAGGAAGAAAATTTGATGAaggaattataaataatttaattgagGCCATCCTCAACCTCACAATTTACTGTTCTGTAGACCAATACAAAACATACATTAGTGTCCTGGCACAAATTTTTGCCACTTATCAAGTATCTCCAAGATTGTGCTCTGAGGCAGCCTGTTGCCTGATGGAAGATACAGTTCATCCCAATCCATACATCCGTGAGCTagcctgggaggggctggagaggcTAGGTGTCCTGAGCCATCTCTTTGCTGTTCCACTGGCTATGGGATTGATGGACAGTGATGAAAATGTGCGGGCTAAGGCCTTATACCTTATGATAAGAGTCACAGGCATCCAAACTAAGACTATGCTGGTAGGCTTGCTGAAGAAACAAGACACTTTCCAAGAAATGCA GCAGGAATTTATTGGAGAAACCTCTCTGGACCAGCTTCTAGGGATCCAAGCTAAAGATATCCAGTGCCTGCTTACTCAGGTAGAGCAGCAGCTAAATGAAAACCTGACCTTGTCATATAGAGACGAACAACCTACTTTTTATTTAGACATATCAATGGCTGGTAAACCTGAGACCCTTGTCAAACAAATA GCTGAAGATGAACAAAGGGAGGCCAGGCAATCAGAGCAGATTGACACCCAGGATGTTGCCTTAGAGCCTGAACTGCCATTAAGTACTTTCAGCCCAGCCAAATCTCAAGAGGATGCTGAATCAGAGGAGGTTGTGATGGAAGCTACAGAAGGAAGAGGCCACATGGAGATGACAGAGGTTATGAAGGCCATAGGTCAATGtggcatgagagattatggagaGGTGTTCCCTAAGGTGGAAAGACATGAACTCACGAGTAGACTTTGGAAAAGGGCACTGGAAAAAAGCCGTGAAAAAACAGCTGTGAAGTTGAAACAGGAGAAAGACTTAAAGGATATTTCAAAGACAACTGCAGAAGAGCCCAAGGAAAAAGTCAAGCAGATTACTGAGCAAGAAAAAGatacaaggaagaaaaatggaaagagtgGCAGAGGTTTGGCTGGTATGCCTGGACGCATGGGTAGATCAGATACCCGGTCTTGGCGGGATGACATTTGTTATCTAGTCACCTCAAGGATAGCAAGTTCCCATTCAGGAATGTTAAGGGATCTGGGTCAAGAATTGGTGGACTTGGCTCAGGTGATGCTTGCTCCCCAAGAGCCCAGCTGGGAACTCTTCCAAGAGATCTGCCCCCTTCTAACGGACTCGTCAGAATTGGATGAACAAGTGGTAGAAGAACAATCTGTTATAACTGAAAACGCGGATATAGAGGTTGTCgaggaaaaagagacagaattgAGAGGACAAGGGGGCAAAAAAGCATTAAAGAAGGACAAGGGATtttctcaaatgaagaaaaagaaagttgcttTCTTAGCTAATCTAGtcttagagaaaaggaaatttaaaaaagaagcaaggaAACTGGCCAG GACCAAGGAGATGGTTGTtgccaagaagaaaaggaaacgaACCAAAGAGGAGAGAATACAGGCAATAAGGAAActggatatggagaaagggattCGTTCTGAAGAAAAAGAGGCTAGTTCCAGGTTAAAAGAtataaggaagagagagagttaTCTGTTGAGGATCCTATCTAAAATAGTTAGAAAAAGGAGTATAGTACcactggaagaaacagaaatatctGAGGAAGAGAGATCATCTATGATGGGGAAGAGTGGAATGGATGCCCAGAGATGGGAATTTTTTaaggaacagagagaaatgaTGAAACAAGAGAAGGAGCTGGAtcaggaagagaggaaagtaGAAGATGACAGACTGGCCACCAAAGAGAAAACACTGACCGATGGAGAGAGCTTGGAGGAGAACCAAAGGTTATTAGAGAAGGTCCAGGGAAAGATACCATTAGATAAAGTCCAGGTAGAGAGTATATTAAAGGAAGTCCAGGAACAAAATCTGTTAGGAAAAAGGCAGCTAAAGAAACTTCTGAGGAGAATGAAGAAGAATAAACCAGAAGAAACTCCA gaggaggaggagagcctgAGTGAGGGGGATGAGGAGAGCctgagtgaggaagaggaggagagcctgagtgaggaagaggaggagagcctgagtgagaaggaggaggaggagagcctgagtgaggggcaggagagcctgagtgagggggaggaggagagcctgagtgaggaagaggaggagagcctgagtgagggggaggaggagagcctgagtgaggaggtggaggaaaaggaggaaatggagaagatagagaaaagagagaaggacgaggaggaacaggaggaaaggcagaaggaCAAGGAGAGCAGACTTATAGAGGTGATACGCTCAGAAGAGAGAGTATTGAAAACAGAGGTCTCCAAGGAAGAAGTAAGCTTATCGAAGCTAGCAATAGAAGATGAGGCTTTTGCTGAGAAAAGGAAAGGTACAACTAGAAGGGAAATgccttttaagaaagaaagattgcTTGATGGAAAGAGAGATACCACATTTATGGATAAGGTCATGTGGCCAACAGTTCCGAAGAGCCCTTTCAAAATACCACTCCCAGTAGCCTCGGAAAAAGAGAGAATGCCCCTGAAAATGTTGGGGGTTCATTTGGATTTGGAAGGACGGGAAAGTCAACTTCTTGGAACACACCCTATGACAAGTTCTTGGGGAAGACAAGAGGATGCGCTCTTGGAGAAAGCTGGGGGTATGGGTATAGGCTTAGAGACCCAGATCCCAGAAGGCCTCTGCAGGCCGGAGTCCCACTTATCTGATATTATCATGAAATCACAGAAACCTGAACATTGGCCCAAAGGTGGCAGGTGGAAGCAGTTCTCTAAGTACCAGGATATCCCAGTGAGGAAAACTGAAGGCCAGACCCCAGGGccagccccaaccccagccccagcctcatcCCTTACTTCTATACCTGCTGAAAGGCCATGCTACTCAGAAGCAAGCTTCTCAGATGAAGACTGGATTAACAATGTCTTAGTAAGACTGGAAACAGGAGAGCAGATTTCCAGGGACAGTTTCCATAGACTGCACCAGCTCCTCAGAGACTTCACTTCAAAGGGATACTTGAAATGGATCCATCTGTGCAATCTTAAAGCCATTGCTAAACACCTCAGGCAGAACCTCGAGGTAAGTCACACAGACATATCCCAACAACATAAGGATGTTTTGAGTCCAGTGCACTTAAAAGTGATCCCAccaattagaagaaaagaaaaagagagccaGCTAGAGCCATTCCCTATC AGGGAAGCACTGCCCATACCTTCACCAGTGTTACCATCAACCACCAAGAGGATGCAAGTCCCAAAGGCTATAAATTGGCATCTTTTAGGAGAACCTTACAGGAGTGCGCGGGTACGGCAGCTATCCAATGCTCTCAAAGAGATGGAAATGAAACACTTTTATCCTGCTGCAAGAGAGATTTTCACAGGTGCCCATGCTTCTGTGGACAAACAAACTCTAGCACTGATGTTTCAGAAGGATCTCAGGACTTTTAAGGGAAAAGAGAGGCCCCTTACATTGCCCAAGTTGAAGAAGGCACAGcccatctctaaaaaaaaggaagaggtgcCTCAATGGGAGACATTTTTGGCCCTGTACCATGTTTTGCAGATGTTGCAGCAACAATATGCAAAGGACAGCACTGCTTGGATGGAACAGTTTTACCAACTCATGGATCTGTACCAATTTAAGTCCCCCCAAATCCAGAGGCTTCTACTAGAGTTGCTGCAGAGAGAGGAACTCCAACCCCAAGAGACCATGTACAAAAAGGCCCTGAAAACTCAGGAGCTGGTACTTGGTGAACGGTTGTTCTGTGGCCTGTTTTGCAGTCATTCCCATGCCCCTGCAGGTCCTCTCAAGTTCCATAATGCTGTACCTCTGCCTGGGAAGAGCAGAGTGCATACTATCCAACCTGTGGGCATCGCCCGATATGGATTCCTAGAACTTGCCTGGAAAAACCTACCACAAGTCAATTCTTACTTTATTGAGAGGCGGCCCAACATCCCTACGCCTACTCTATGA